A window of Malania oleifera isolate guangnan ecotype guangnan chromosome 2, ASM2987363v1, whole genome shotgun sequence genomic DNA:
ATGTCatacaatttttatctgatagatcataaataaaataaactgacgGGGAAAGATGtaaattgctgaaaatagggTTTCAACATttccagggttttatttaacttgaACTATTTCTATTATACaaaataggagatttcaaacTAATCACGTTAATTTTCCCCAAAACACATAACAGTCAAAACCATCCTTTTCATATACCCAATTTATTCAGAAAATTACATATACCATTTCTGAAAATATACATTGCCATTAAATCGACCCATAATTCAaaacaactgacataatataatctccttacctgacttactgagaaccCGAAATCCACGCCCTGCGGCGTTcgaatctcaaaaccctaaaattacatttttctcaaattaatcaactcaactcacataatatttctcaattcgcatttcctaggccccatatactccaaattaataataaaaccctaaaataccctacttaccctggttttggagtagTGCCTAGACAGCCCAGTTCAAAAATCagctctactagacttgtagagaaacaccCCTAGATCCTCATGGTGGCTTCCGATCGTTGATTCGGGCGACGAACGGcgagaaatcaaagaaagagagtgagaggcgcaggtttagagagagagagagagagagagggagatatttatgtttacttaatgaagaagtaactaaaaatctatttataaCCATTTGTCCTGGcacaattcgtcaacgaaatgggaccttcgtcgacgaaccgtagaagaacattcgttgacgaaagaagaggttcatcgatgaatcatATGCTTGAAAttcctctcggtatttctttgtcgacgacgcatgaactttgtcgacgagttatagaagggaattcgtcgacgaaaacagaggattcgtcgacgagtcctgttgtttgcccctttttaaatttccttttcttcttttcttatttactctttatttttcaggttcAGGTTTCTACAATCCGTGCCACATCTTTTTCTCCTATAAACAGTCCCTCTTCCATTCTCTTATTCTCCATATTTGAAAGGGAACTCTTTACTAATAGTATGTTCCCTTACTACTCCCTTGATAATTTCATTAGCGTCTCTAATATGTTTTCTCTTCAAATATTATATGTTTCTTTTTTATGGTGATAACCTCCTCCAAGTTTATATATTTTTAGGCTCGTGCTATTAGTTCTCTCATATCGACTAGGGATTTCTTTCCTATGGAATTTAGGAAGTCACAAGGTTGTAGAGTCGTCGTCAAGGCGACTACTATTACTCTGTGGTCCAGGTTTCTAATCTCTAGAGTTGCCTTGATAAAACAATGCATAAACTCTTTCAACGTCTCTTCCTCTCCTTGAAAAAGGCTCATAAGGTGGGTTGTAGCCTTTGTTATTTTTCGACTATTGATGAAATGCCCTACAAACTACAGCTCTATCTCAATAAAAGACCTAACCGAGCCATATTTCAATGTTTGGTACCATACTTTAGCATTTTCCTTTAAGGTTACTGCAAATTCTCAACACATAATGACATCAAGTGCACCTTACAGTTGCATTGACATTTTGAAGGTGTCGAGGTAGTCTAGGGAATTGCTAATCCACCATATCCTTCTACTTTGGATATCTTGAATTTACTCGGCAAAGGGATCTTCATTATTTTTTTGGTAAAGTGGGAATCATAATATTTAACCGAGGTCTCCCCTATTAAGCACTAGTTGCGAGCTTCTTTCATCAACTTTTTTAGTTGAtcaattttcttaaatttttcttCAAATTCCAAGGACCATTGTTCGTTAATGCCGATATTGTTGACTCTTTCTACTTTCTTGTCAAATCTGAAATTTTCAAGGTAATATGATGCCACTGACTTTTCCTTAGGTGTCGTTTATGTTTAAATAGTCCTTAAGTCCTCttctacaaaatatttttttctattgcAAGATCACACTAGACATGTCTTCTGTCCTGTTTTAGAAGATTATAAATTGGTCTAAATGCACAATTTGTGGTAATTATCTAGTGGAGGGGAATAGACAGACTATGGTGATTGGTCCCCGGCAACAAATTCAAACTCGAAATTGTGCAACCATGATTAAGTTTTAGAAAGAAATTCTTCTTAGTTTCCCACCGACGAAGCAACTATTGCAGCCAAAATTAGTCCAAGAAAATTTGAATCCAATCGTGACTTCAATTACTTGTCAAGAATGAGAGAAAAACGACTTCAAAGACCCATAGTATGCATGGGAGAttactctgatgcctaagtcgGAAAATTTTAGAAAGATTTTATGATCATAATAGTAGAGTGAGAATGAGATGAGATGTCTTACCTTTCTTAGACAATCTTTTTTATAGGCATTCAGGATACCTCCCTTCAATTTTCCTAGTAATAAATTGTAGGGATTACATTTTGGATATGTTATTAGGGAGTAAAGATTAGTGTGCTAACCCCTTGTTTTAATTAACGGACCTTACCTCATTTTTATGGATCCTTGTtgtcttttcatttttttcatcttACATAACTTAATGTCCAATTTAATATTGAAAACTCTTTTAGTTATGTCATCCATAAGAATAGATTGGATTTGTATGAAATTTAAATATTGGAAAAATGGGTTGAATCCAAAAACACATAAGAGAATTGAAGGAGCTGAAAAGTCGCATACGAGTGTTGTTATTCATAGACATTAGACataagagttttttcccattttatcttcattttaaaataatatattaaataatacccagTTTGAGAAAATGTTTCTCATAATGACTCAGACGTAATCTTGCTGCTTGATCCAGTGAGATTTAAAGGGACAGGACAGTTGAGACATTGACACATGgtaagcaaatctcgctggatcatCCAACAAGATTTGCCTGAAAATTGAAAATCCCCAAAATCCCTAGCCTCTCTTTGCCGTTTCTTCCATCGAAGGTCTTCAAATCGAGTGACTGGCGAGACTATGTCTTCTGCCCTttcttcttcaaatggagtgactgTCAATGAAGTGTTGTAGCCTCTCTCTACCATTTCTTCCATTGAAGGTTGTCGAATAGAGTGGCCGGCAAGACGACCATTCTGCCCTTTCTTCTTCAAATGAAGTGCTTGGAAAAGCAAGGAGAATCCCTTGAAGAAAGATGGGTCCGAGTCGGTGGCTTCGAGGACACGTAGTCGGGGATCTGTGAAGGAAGATGAGAGTCTTAGTGCTCCTGTTTCGGAGGCAGAGTCGGTAAAGGAGGTGAGAAGATCAACATCTAAGAGCAAGAAATTGAAGAGTGGGAAGAAAAGTGAgcatccttctggtggagtaattAGGGTTTCTTTGCGGTCGTCGAAGCGCGGGCTTCTTTGATAATGACTGTTGTTTCTTGCAACCTCTGAATTGTTTTTGTCTTGATAAAGCTTATTAACTAAAAAACATTAAGGTGGTGATTGTAATTTTCATTTTCCCCCCGTTTTGTTTTTCTTCATTTATGTTCTGCTAGTATCAGTACAGTTTCTCTTTGGTAGTATGTTGCTTTCAACTAACCAAATTTCCATGTTTATTTAGGTAACAAGATCTATTCATGTGGATGTAAGATTTCATTTTCAATTATGTTGGATGAGAAATTCAtgttgattcaaaaaaaaaaaagatgctcAGATGAACTCAATATACTTCAGATTGAGTCCAGATTCAAGACTTCAGGCTACTGCATCAACAAATCCTTGATTCAAGTTTCCTCAACTAATCTTTAATTCGAGATTCAAGACCCCTGCCTCAACAATCTTCGTGTTCTCCTCCAATCTGACGACTCGAGGGTACTTCCACTGGTTGTACAATTTTTACTTCAGATTTGAGCTCTCCAGGATTGAAATCTCTTATTCAAACACTTTTGCTACTACATCCACAAAACGTTGTAGGTTTGAGCTTCAGTTTTAAGCTCTCCTACAGGTTTtcctttgattttattttctgtCAGGCACCGTTCTATTTTCAGGTAAATCTTATTTGATGGTCCAGCGAAATTTGTTTGCCACGTGTCGACATCTCAACTGTCTTGTCCCTTTAAGTCTCGTTGTTTGGTCCAAcgaaatttgtttaaatctcgttggatcaagtagcgagattacgtcagaatcATTTTAGGATATATTTTCTTAaacaaggtattatttattatattattttaaaataaagataaaatgagaaaaaaactcTTAGATAGATGCATCCGCATATTTATTGTCTTTCTTTTTTGTCTTCTCaacgtcttcttctttcttctttcctttatatatatataatttccttttttctaattaaaaaaaaaaaaaaggggttaGCGTAAAGAGAAGATATATATTTCCACACGAAATGAAAGAGAGGGAGTCTGTGCGAGGTGGCAGCATTGATGTTGAATCCGCTGTGGAACCATTCACgcccacctctctctctctctctctctctctctctctctcttttcctcctcctcctcctcctcctcctcctcttcgcAGTTCGCTTTTGACGTTTTCTTTGCAACTCTTCTGCATCGAcatctcaatttctcaatttaacaaGCAAGCAAGCAAACATCTATTCCAAAAGATAtaaatctaaaaagaaaaaaataaaaaactgttCAGTTTGGAATTTTCCTCATGTGACTCCCTATATTTGTGTAGAACTCTTCTTGTTTTCCACCTGAAAATCCCTAAAATTCATCGGATCATACTCCTTGGTCTCGCCTTCTACCTACCCATCCCCAATTATTACCTCAATCAGTAAATCTCTCAATTCATATcgagaaaggaaaaagaaattacCTTTTTTTGTATCGTTCAAATCCAAGAATTGCCGGACTGGAGGGTTTTGTTTGCGGATGGCATCGCCGGTGGTGGATTGCCGGAGCCTCATCGAATTCTGCAAAGCCTATGCTGAGAACCGCCACATCCCCAACCAAACTCACCCCAACTCTCGCACCAGGAAGCACTGCGACTCTCCCTTTGTCGCAATCGACATCCTCATCCTCCTCCTGGTCGTCGGCGCGCTTGGAACCCTCACGGTTCCCTATATGAAATTCGTCTTCGGCCAGATTGTCCCTGCAATTTTGGACACCCTGCGCGAGGCGCCCGTGCCGTACGTGGCTGGGTCCGTGGTGGGATTATTCATCGCGATCGGCGTTTGGGAGATCGTGGATCAGCAGTCTAGGAAGTGCGGAAAGCCTCGGTGCAAGGGTCTGCGGAAGGCGGTGGAGTTCGACATACAGCTGGAGTCGGAGGAGTGCGTCAAGTGCTTGCCTCCCGACACAAAGATTTCCGATCAGAAGGTGCAGCCTCTGGAGTTAGCGCTGGAGGATCACAAGGAGCTCCAGGCCGAATTGAAGAGGATGGCGCCGCTCAATGGCCGCACTGTCCTCATTTTCCGAGCACCTTGCGGCTGTCCTCTCGGCAGGATGGAGGTTTGGGGCCCTAAGAAACTCCGTAGGATCAAGAAATAGGATATTCATCAttgttcttcttttcttattttcctttttttttttaaagaaaatcttTTGATTCTTGATTCAAATGAATATATTATGAAGTATGGTTGTCAATTTTTGACCCTTTTTCTTTATGCCGAATCTTACTTCTCAACTGAATTGttaagggaaaaatatatacatatatatatatatatataaaattcaaaCTCTTcttgtatgttttaaattgtttgATTCGTATTTTTATTGGTGGTAAGCTTCTTTGCCATGATCATACTTGATGTGCAATCTTGTTGAATTaaacaaaaagaataaatatatattttttgagctTTTGATCTTGAGACTATACAGTGAATAGAGTAATGCGTATGAATAAGCATTaatgattcatttttattttttttgaggaACTATTAATCATGTCTCGAATAAATGATGTTCTTTGTCATAGTCTTCTCACAATCACATTCAAACCAATGTGTAATTTTAATTATATGAATAAATATAATTTTCCTTTTTTGTCTTTTGAATTTCCTCTCTGATTTTCAAAGTTGATACAATACaaagttttatttaaaaaaaaaacaaattttacaAAGTTTTATTGTCTACTGTCCAATCAAAAATGTTTGAGAATTGGGCATAACATATTGTGAAGATAAATTTGGCCAAGTAAGCATTATTGCAACAAATCTATGTTATTTCTTGGAATAGCCTTGtgtttattattattctattgtGTCTATCTTCTCCACCAGATGTAGTTTGAGACTTTTGAGGAGTCGCATGCTAGCAAGAATTGGAAAGATTTATGGGTAGCTAGTTAGATTCATTATAATGACATAATAGTCTTACATTCTTGATTTATGGGTAGTTAGCTAGATTCATTATAATGACATGATAAACTGGCATTCTTGTGTCATATGAGGGATATAATCCTAACTTAAATAGAACGATGACAAACAACGACAACGACAAAGATGATAGAAAATAGAGATGGATTTACTTATTTGATTATCAAATAAAAACAAGTAATTGGATTAACCTTCTATCCTACAAATATGCGAATGAAATAACACGTTCgcatataaatagaaataagtaATATTTTAAAGATGAGGAGAGTGAGAATGTAACCTTTAAAACTATGAAATGACCAAAAGAGCGACAAAAAACTTGTATTTTATGACATAAAGATAAAAGGGTAAGGATGATTGAAATGTGATAAGATTATTTATTTTCCACACTATCTATTTTAATGCTTAGGAGTATGGTCAAATTTAAggcttttcattttttaatatcattcgttagcattttctttttcatttcattcatatctCATTTCTTTTTGCAAATTAAACAATGACTAAATCTTTTACAATAATATGTATTTCAATGACGCATCTTCTTATACAATTATTATTccatctattttttattttttttcatttcgtGAACCAAATATAAACTAATTACATGAGATAGAGTATCTGATCAATTGAATATAATAACTTTTGCAGAATTGTTAAAAGGGAAATCTTTTTTACAGTAGTAGGAATGTTGTGTTTGTAGGATTAAGTACATAACTATTTGTTTTTCTGAGGTTTAGGACTTAGATACATGCCCATTTTCACCTATTAGATGCCCCTACCCAAAACTCTCGAGCCTTAAAAGGCACTTTCAAGTTTGGGAGTACTTTAaaaattaccttttttttttatcaactaTAGTTTATAAATAGTACTCATTTATCAATTATAAGCATAACTTTGTTATTTATATGATTAAAACTCATTTTTCACTTATGAACATAACATCTATTAATATGAGCAAAGGTCATCTCATGATATGAGTAAATCTCATTTATATATGAGCAAGGCTCATTTGACATCTGTCAATATGAGCAAGACTCGTCTGTCTATAAACAAAACTCATCTATCAATATGAGCAAAACTCATTTGTATTTGATCATTCCACCGAGTGGTCCTATTTGATTGTTTTATACTCTGTGACTTTTTTATACCTTGTGACCCCTTAGTGTGATCCTTTGTGACATAACTGTACAACCCAATTTGGCACCCCTTTTAGGGTTAAGTCTCCTCAATATTTTTTTCTGCACATAAATTGCCGAAAGAAAAACTTGCATTTTCACAAAATTAATACAATGTTCTTTCAACAACAAGTATTCACcaataaggtttttttttttggcatttgttTTTTATACTAATGGTTGTTTATTGAAACATATTTTAATTGCAGGCATGAAAAATTTCACACGCTCAAATTGTTTCGTTTGAATTACACACACTTCTACACGTCAATCTCCTATATCAATAAAATGATTTGAAGTGTCAATATGCATTTACCCATCTCTCTCTCGctcaatctctctctttctctctctctctctctctctcctctctctctctctctctctctctctctctctcatctgcAGTTCATCATCATCAAGACCATTAAATTTTTTGTTTCCATTTAATCTCCGTTTCCATATTTGCTTAACAGTGTTGGCAATACCTTTGTGAATATTTATATAAGCAGATGAGAATGAGAATCGCAAAGGAGCTAGCTTTCATACGCTGGAATGATAATACCGCGTGCCAAATTCATCCCATTAAATCATAATTAATCCCTTCCTTTTACTATCATCCTATGTATCTATATAATGAGAGCATTTGCGTGTGAATATGCAAGCAAGTGAGTGAacgaggagtgtgagagtgctacaggtgagagagagaaaagtgtgagaagagttgagttgagtgtgtctcctcctcttgttttCTCCCAGGTTATAGTAGATTTGGTGTGCTCTATGGACGTAGGTCAGAATAGACCGAACCATGTATATCTGGTGTTCTTATTCTGTGCTTGTtttgcttatatgtatgattattgttcctagatccctaacaattggtatcagagccaggttggaACAAAGTAGTTAAATCAGAGCAAAATTGCCAGATCAGAGCCCCTGCCCAGTATCTCATAATTGAGATTTGAAGCCACCATCGTGTTCCTCTCGTCGAGACGAAGCCAACAATGCAAATCATAGCTCAAACAAAGGTCGTAGGAGCTATATTATGCTAATTAcgtgtttaaaaaaatttatttctaggaaagtgggacttaagtAGTCTACTGTGACCCCCACTTCTTTGgaaatttacctggtgtaatttagcACAATTATCACTTGGCCCCACTGCCACATCAGCACCTGCCACATCAGCGCCACGTTAGCAGCTAGTTAACGTCATCAGTAATAGCCTCGGAATATTCCGTTAAGTGGGAGTATATTTCGTCAAGTTTAACAGAAAGTTGACCCAATTTTGACCAAAAAATTTGACCAAGTTTTCAGAGTCATTTCAAGTCTATTTTttgaacgacttgaaccatttctaaggttttcaggCATTCAATATCCAAATGTACTCTCTGTTTTAGCTGATTCCATCTTTAGATAGCGCGAATCGAGATGTTGAACGAAAAAAGCTCAAATATTGAGATATTTAACGACACCAATTTCAGTTTGTAGAAGATGCAGATCAAGGACTTATTgcttggtaaggagttgcacttaccattgaaagGAAAGTCAGATTCCATGATAGAGGACAAGTGAGAGTTgtttgatcgaaaagctctcgaAACTATCAGAATGATGCTAGCAAATTATGttgccttcaatatcaagcacaggacaaccaccaagtctcttatggatACGCTCTCCAACATGTACGAGTAGTCATCAGCcgccaataaggtacacttaatgaaaaaattatttaccatgaacatgttcGAAGGTGAAAGTTTTCGTAGACATTTGAACAATTTCAATGAGCTGGAGGATCAACTTGCCTTAATTGAAATCACGTTTGACAGTGAAATTCGTGCCttattgattcttagtcagttgccaaagcgttggaaaggtattgttattGCGATCAATAGCTCCGTAGGGAAATCAAAGCTAAAGTATGACGAAgtcgtcaacatgattttgatGGAAGAGATCAAGATGCAATCAAACACTgctccacttcaagttcaaccTTGAACGTGGAAAGCCGAGGGAGAAATTCATGGAAAGGAAgcgggcatggacgatcaaacaatcgcGGTAGATATAGAACCAGACGGTCTAAATCTAGAAATCCCAGAGATTCTCTGAGCATAAAAAACattgagtgttggaactgtggaaaCTTCAGTCATTACAGAAACTAGTGCAAAAGTCCAAGAAAAAAATATAAGGCAAAGACAGAATCAAATGTCTCTTTagaagaaggtgatatgttgatatgcctCTTGGAGAGCAAGAatgagtcttgggtcttagactctagAGCCTCATTTTATGCCACTTGCAGTAAAGATTGCCTAGGGAGTATACACTAGGTGGCTTCGATAAGGTATACCTTGACAATGATCAACATTGTGATATAgccggcaagggagttgtgaagatcaagatgaacgggtccttatggaagctgaagga
This region includes:
- the LOC131149521 gene encoding uncharacterized protein At5g19025-like, with protein sequence MASPVVDCRSLIEFCKAYAENRHIPNQTHPNSRTRKHCDSPFVAIDILILLLVVGALGTLTVPYMKFVFGQIVPAILDTLREAPVPYVAGSVVGLFIAIGVWEIVDQQSRKCGKPRCKGLRKAVEFDIQLESEECVKCLPPDTKISDQKVQPLELALEDHKELQAELKRMAPLNGRTVLIFRAPCGCPLGRMEVWGPKKLRRIKK